CGCCATTGCCCAAGCCGCACTGAAGTACCTCCCCGAACACTCCGGCGCCGGTATATTCCTCGACTCCGGCACCACAACAGCCCACTTCGCGGGCCTGTTAGCCGATCACGTCGCCGGGCGCGAGTGCTCGATTGTCACGAATTCGCTGCCCATCGCACTCGACTTGTCCACCGCCGGCCTCAACGACGTCCAGCTCCTCGGCGGTAGCGTGCGCGCCATCACCCAAGCAGTCGTCGGAGGCACCGCCCTTCGTACCTTGGCGCTCATGCGCGCGGATGTCGCATTCATCGGCACGAACGCGCTGACTATCGACCACGGTTTGTCCACTGCAGATGCCCAAGAGGCGGCGGTGAAGTCGTCCATGGTCACGAACGCGCAGAAGGTTGTGGTCTTGTGCGATTCGACGAAGATCGGCAATGACTACCTGGTCAGCTTCGCCCCGCTCGACGCGATCGACGTGGTGATCACAGACGACGACGCGCCAGAAACGTTTGTCGCAGAGCTGCGCCGAAACGACATTGAGGTCGTTCTCGCCACAACATAATGCGGACGGTACACACCCCCGTTTAGAACCGAATGTGTCCGAACCATTGCACAAACAGACATATTCGGACACACTGAGGGGGTGAGCAGCGAAAAGACCGTCAAACGTATCGTTACCGTCACCCCGAATCCGAGCATCGACGCCACCGTGCGTATCCCTGCCCTGAAACGGGGCGAGGTCGCACGTGCGACCGAGACCCGTAAAGAGGCCGGTGGCAAAGGCATTAACGTCGCCCATGTCGCAGCGAAAGCGGGTCTCGAGGCCATCGCAGTCGCGCCGTGCCAGCAAAGCGACCCGTTCGCCAAAGCGATGCGCTCGGTGCCTGCTCAATTTTTGCCGGTGCACGTTGAGGCGCAGGTGCGCACCAACACCGCCATCACTGAGGATGACGGCACAACAACCAAAATCAACGAGGCGGGGGCAACGCTTTCCGACGACGAGCTCACCGCCGTCGAGTCTTCGCTGGAGAAGCGTTGCCGCTCCGCCCACGCTGTCGTCCTCGCGGGTTCCCTACCACCAGGTGCTCCAGCGCACTGGTACAGCACGCTCGTCCGTGCCGCGCGCCGTAGTGCGCCTGGCGCGGTGATTGCGGTCGACACCTCCGACGCTCCTCTCGTAGCGCTCGGCGAGCGACTCGAAGAGGCCGCTCCGGATGTGCTGAAGCCGAACGCCTTTGAACTCGCCCAGCTCACTGGCGA
Above is a genomic segment from Corynebacterium lujinxingii containing:
- a CDS encoding 1-phosphofructokinase family hexose kinase, giving the protein MSSEKTVKRIVTVTPNPSIDATVRIPALKRGEVARATETRKEAGGKGINVAHVAAKAGLEAIAVAPCQQSDPFAKAMRSVPAQFLPVHVEAQVRTNTAITEDDGTTTKINEAGATLSDDELTAVESSLEKRCRSAHAVVLAGSLPPGAPAHWYSTLVRAARRSAPGAVIAVDTSDAPLVALGERLEEAAPDVLKPNAFELAQLTGEDGAELEQRAQAGDFAPVVTAGRDLVARGVEAVLVTLGGSGACLVNKDGAWAATPPPTEVRSTVGAGDSSLAGYLIARLDDAPAAECLRRAVSYGSAAASMPGTGLPSPEDLNLEQTEVFPV
- a CDS encoding DeoR/GlpR family DNA-binding transcription regulator codes for the protein MYAEERKRQIASLTAVEGRVSVADLAEKFDVTAETIRRDLTALHTEGVVHRVHGGAVANQAFLTSELPLDARSRSASGAKNAIAQAALKYLPEHSGAGIFLDSGTTTAHFAGLLADHVAGRECSIVTNSLPIALDLSTAGLNDVQLLGGSVRAITQAVVGGTALRTLALMRADVAFIGTNALTIDHGLSTADAQEAAVKSSMVTNAQKVVVLCDSTKIGNDYLVSFAPLDAIDVVITDDDAPETFVAELRRNDIEVVLATT